A DNA window from Pseudomonas sp. B21-056 contains the following coding sequences:
- a CDS encoding bifunctional prephenate dehydrogenase/3-phosphoshikimate 1-carboxyvinyltransferase, producing MIGRLVVVGLGLIGGSFAKGLRESGLCREVVGVDLDPQSRKLAVELGVVDRCEDDLAAACQGADVIQLAVPILAMEKLLARLATMDLGQAILTDVGSAKGNVVRAATLAFGGMPARFVPGHPIAGSEQSGVEASNAELFRRHKVILTPLEQTDPASLAVVDLLWCELGADVEHMQVERHDEVLAATSHLPHLLAFGLVDSLAKRNENLEIFRYAAGGFRDFTRIAGSDPVMWHDIFLANREAVLRTLDTFRSDLDALRDAVDAGDGHQLLGVFTRARVAREHFSKILARRAYVDAMNSNDLIFLAQPGGSLSGRIRVPGDKSISHRSIMLGSLAEGVTEVEGFLEGEDALATLQAFRDMGVVIEGPHHGRVTIHGVGLHGLKPAPGPIYLGNSGTSMRLLSGLLAAQDFDSTLTGDASLSKRPMNRVANPLREMGAVIETAAEGRPPMTIRGGNKLKGLTYTMPMASAQVKSCLLLAGLYAEGKTTVTEPAPTRDHTERMLRGFGYPVTVNGATASVESGNKLTATHIEVPGDISSSAFFLVAASIAEGSDLVLEHVGINPTRTGVIDILRLMGADITLENQREVGGEPVADLRVRAAKLKGIEIPEALVPLAIDEFPVLFVAAACAEGRTVLTGAEELRVKESDRIQVMADGLLALGVKCEPTPDGIIIDGGQIGGGEVHGHGDHRIAMAFSVASLRASAPIRIHDCANVATSFPNFLALCAQVGIRVAQEAQS from the coding sequence ATGATCGGTCGCCTGGTAGTGGTCGGCCTGGGGCTGATCGGCGGTTCGTTTGCCAAGGGACTGCGCGAAAGTGGCCTGTGCCGCGAAGTCGTCGGCGTGGATCTGGATCCGCAGTCGCGCAAGCTGGCCGTGGAGTTGGGCGTGGTGGACCGCTGCGAAGATGACCTGGCTGCTGCGTGTCAGGGGGCTGACGTGATCCAGTTGGCGGTGCCGATCCTGGCCATGGAAAAACTGCTGGCACGACTGGCGACCATGGATCTGGGCCAGGCGATCCTGACCGATGTCGGCAGCGCCAAGGGCAACGTCGTGCGCGCGGCCACCTTGGCGTTTGGCGGGATGCCGGCGCGTTTCGTACCCGGTCATCCGATTGCCGGTTCTGAGCAGAGTGGGGTGGAAGCGTCCAACGCTGAACTGTTCCGCCGCCACAAGGTGATCCTGACGCCGTTGGAGCAGACCGATCCGGCCTCTCTGGCAGTGGTGGATCTCCTGTGGTGCGAGCTGGGCGCCGACGTCGAGCACATGCAGGTCGAGCGTCACGATGAAGTATTGGCCGCCACCAGCCATTTGCCGCACCTGTTGGCGTTCGGTCTGGTGGATTCATTGGCCAAACGCAATGAAAATCTCGAGATCTTCCGTTACGCTGCCGGCGGTTTCCGCGATTTCACGAGAATCGCCGGTAGCGACCCGGTCATGTGGCACGACATCTTCCTCGCCAACCGCGAAGCTGTCCTGCGCACACTCGATACATTTCGCAGCGACCTCGACGCCTTGCGCGACGCGGTCGATGCAGGGGACGGGCACCAATTGCTGGGCGTTTTCACACGCGCCAGGGTGGCCCGCGAGCATTTCAGTAAAATCCTGGCCCGTCGGGCCTATGTGGACGCTATGAATTCCAACGATCTGATTTTCCTGGCACAACCTGGTGGCTCCCTGAGCGGGCGTATTCGTGTACCGGGCGATAAATCGATTTCCCACCGCTCGATCATGCTCGGCTCCCTGGCCGAAGGCGTGACCGAGGTGGAAGGTTTCCTCGAGGGCGAAGATGCCCTGGCGACGCTGCAGGCGTTTCGCGACATGGGCGTGGTCATCGAAGGGCCGCACCACGGTCGCGTGACGATCCACGGTGTCGGCCTGCACGGCCTCAAGCCTGCGCCAGGCCCGATCTACCTGGGTAACTCCGGCACTTCGATGCGCCTGTTGTCCGGCCTGCTGGCCGCACAGGATTTCGATAGCACCCTCACCGGCGACGCGTCGCTGTCCAAGCGGCCGATGAACCGCGTCGCCAACCCGCTGCGGGAAATGGGCGCGGTCATCGAGACGGCCGCCGAAGGTCGTCCGCCGATGACCATTCGCGGTGGCAACAAGCTCAAGGGCCTGACCTACACCATGCCAATGGCCAGTGCCCAGGTGAAATCCTGCCTGCTGCTGGCCGGCCTCTATGCTGAAGGCAAGACCACCGTTACCGAGCCGGCACCGACCCGCGACCACACCGAGCGCATGCTGCGCGGCTTCGGCTATCCGGTCACGGTCAATGGGGCCACGGCCTCCGTCGAGTCCGGCAACAAATTGACCGCGACCCACATCGAAGTACCGGGCGATATCTCCTCGTCGGCGTTCTTCCTGGTGGCAGCGTCTATTGCCGAAGGTTCCGACCTGGTGCTCGAGCACGTCGGCATCAACCCGACCCGTACCGGTGTGATCGATATCCTGCGCCTGATGGGCGCCGACATCACCCTGGAGAACCAGCGTGAAGTGGGCGGCGAGCCAGTCGCAGATCTTCGCGTAAGAGCAGCTAAACTCAAGGGTATCGAGATTCCCGAGGCGCTGGTTCCGCTGGCGATCGACGAGTTCCCGGTGCTGTTCGTGGCCGCGGCCTGCGCAGAAGGGCGGACCGTACTGACCGGCGCCGAAGAGCTGCGGGTCAAGGAATCGGACCGTATCCAGGTGATGGCGGATGGCTTGCTGGCCTTGGGCGTCAAATGCGAGCCGACGCCGGACGGTATCATCATCGACGGCGGCCAGATCGGTGGCGGCGAAGTCCATGGCCACGGCGACCATCGCATCGCCATGGCCTTCAGTGTTGCGTCCCTGCGTGCGAGCGCACCGATCCGCATCCATGACTGCGCCAACGTCGCGACGTCGTTCCCGAACTTCCTGGCGCTGTGCGCGCAGGTTGGCATTCGAGTGGCACAAGAGGCACAGTCGTGA